In one Chloroflexi bacterium ADurb.Bin180 genomic region, the following are encoded:
- the padI gene encoding NADH-dependent phenylglyoxylate dehydrogenase subunit beta — MTYVTERMKELQEQLLQGKLSRREFMRGAMLLGLSVGAAEALAACAPKLAPTAVPPTKIPPTKVPPTAVAPTEVPTPTEAPAAPEAQQVVMDKDWQLVIDYDKCSGCRTCELECAKRHYGVINPALANITIYKVYPGIDIAMYCRNCWTRPCIDACPTTPKAITISEISGACKVDAKVCIKCFKCEEACIQQHLRFHPTEQYPLMCDLCDLDPACVAACPDKALSVVPPSVAPDTWAQPLEEVVEQRKEKLGLLKYMEA; from the coding sequence ATGACGTATGTCACAGAAAGGATGAAGGAGCTGCAGGAGCAGCTGCTCCAGGGCAAGCTTAGCCGCCGCGAGTTTATGCGCGGCGCGATGCTGCTTGGCCTGTCCGTTGGCGCCGCCGAGGCGCTGGCGGCCTGCGCCCCCAAGCTGGCGCCTACCGCAGTGCCTCCGACCAAGATACCTCCCACCAAGGTCCCGCCGACAGCGGTGGCACCCACCGAGGTACCTACGCCTACCGAGGCCCCGGCTGCGCCCGAAGCTCAGCAGGTAGTGATGGATAAGGACTGGCAGCTGGTGATCGACTATGACAAGTGCAGCGGCTGCCGCACCTGCGAGCTCGAGTGCGCCAAGCGTCACTACGGCGTAATCAATCCGGCGCTGGCGAACATCACCATCTACAAGGTGTATCCCGGCATTGATATCGCGATGTACTGCCGCAACTGCTGGACCAGACCTTGCATCGACGCCTGCCCTACCACGCCAAAGGCAATCACGATCAGCGAGATCAGTGGTGCCTGCAAGGTTGATGCCAAGGTGTGCATCAAGTGCTTCAAGTGCGAGGAGGCCTGCATACAGCAGCATCTTCGCTTCCACCCTACCGAACAATACCCGCTGATGTGTGACCTGTGCGACCTGGACCCGGCCTGCGTGGCGGCCTGCCCAGACAAGGCCCTGAGCGTCGTGCCGCCCTCCGTCGCGCCTGACACATGGGCCCAACCACTCGAAGAAGTCGTGGAGCAGCGCAAGGAAAAGCTCGGCCTGCTCAAGTATATGGAGGCGTGA